The Plasmodium berghei ANKA genome assembly, chromosome: 12 genome contains a region encoding:
- a CDS encoding endonuclease, putative, which yields MTIKGFISFIHKKIPSTIKKIDDIKSFEGKKFIIDGTFFIYKFMYVAWKHILNDKNRDSKYKANELGTYILIRQYIIKKSIELLKNQHEYFKSLKINTLYIIEDIGARCELQPIDYKCKRHVWKERDTIRKKKKLFDILNVDAHKNVLSSPDGLSDTSNSSIGNILSGSSKKITSIITPFGDKKGNPNKICERKTGKREKVEIIVDEDGTHDLFKKNIFIKINSQTANDIYNYLLLEKIPIFITKNDAEKECAIQCSHEKDIVVSDDTDALAFGAPNLIRFITNKKKRHIINKDEILNELNINYEQFIDFCILSGCDYSAKIPGIGPIKAYEIIKKYKTIETFLESSAFDKYSNTKRFNRKLSDVSMSLKDYILNEFTYEQARKIFFNSY from the coding sequence ATGACCATTAAAGggtttatatcatttatacataaaaaaattcctAGTaccattaaaaaaatcgatGACATAAAAAGTTTTGAAGGAAAGAAGTTTATAATTGATggtacattttttatttacaaatttATGTATGTTGCTTGGAAACACATATTAAATGACAAAAACCGAGATAGTAAGTATAAAGCTAATGAATTaggtacatatatattaataaggcaatatattattaaaaaaagtatagaATTATTAAAGAATCAAcatgaatattttaaatcattaaaaataaatacactttatataattgaaGATATTGGGGCTAGGTGTGAGTTACAACCTATCGACTACAAATGTAAAAGACATGTATGGAAAGAAAGAGATACaatacgaaaaaaaaaaaaattgttcgATATATTAAACGTAGATGCTCATAAAAATGTACTGAGTTCTCCTGATGGATTAAGCGATACAAGTAATAGTAGCATTGGGAATATTCTCAGTGGGAgttcaaaaaaaatcacAAGTATAATTACCCCATTTGGTGATAAAAAAGGGAAcccaaataaaatatgtgaaAGAAAAACTGGAAAAAGAGAAAAGGTCGAGATAATTGTTGATGAAGATGGTACTcatgatttatttaaaaaaaatatatttataaaaattaattctCAAACCGctaatgatatatataattatctgttattagaaaaaatccctatttttataacaaaaaatgatgcAGAAAAAGAATGTGCAATCCAATGTTCTCATGAAAAGGATATCGTTGTATCTGATGATACAGATGCATTAGCATTCGGAGCCCCAAATTTAATCAGATTCATaactaataaaaaaaaaagacatataattaataaagaTGAAATTTTGAATGAattgaatataaattatgaacaGTTTATagatttttgtattttatcAGGTTGTGATTATAGTGCAAAAATACCAGGTATTGGCCCAATAAAAGCTTATGAAATTattaagaaatataaaactataGAAACTTTTTTAGAATCAAGTGCGTTTGATAAATATTCTAATACCAAGCGCTTCAACCGAAAACTTAGCGATGTATCGATGTCATTAAAGGATTATATCCTTAATGAATTTACATATGAACAAGCTAgaaaaattttctttaattcGTACTAG
- a CDS encoding AP-5 complex subunit sigma-1, putative, translated as MVYGIIIHSSESEQIYFSTYYNLVNNDINQSSRQQIIIKKVIEEINYYKEDKENNENTNKNNKDKYLDIFGVFIPSRTSYNEFKIDNEGFFKIENISLFKNKINIMWKVLNKVCYTLMFSPHENIHMADNFLNTLIYVLMENYEKFEKSNKNDMNKFNPDTVLAILYFFLPKGQFMILTPDYVQILSNKVKEFLGEKQSQNKNDDFF; from the exons atggTATACggaataataattcattcTTCTGAATCAGAACAGATTTATTTTAGCACTTATTACAACTTAgttaataatgatataaatcaATCTTCTAGACAGCAA ataattattaaaaaggttattgaagaaataaactattataaagaagataaagaaaataatgaaaatactaataaaaacaataaagataaatatttagatATATTTGGTGTTTTTATCCCAAG TAGGACATCCtataatgaatttaaaatagATAATGAAGGATTTTTCAAAATCGAAAATATTTccctttttaaaaacaaaataaatataatgtggaaagttttaaataa GGTTTGCTATACCCTGATGTTTTCCCCACATGAAAATATTCACATG GCTGACAATTTCCTAAAcacattaatatatgttttaatgGAGAATTAcgaaaaatttgaaaaatccaacaaaaatgatatg AACAAGTTTAACCCGGATACAGTACTAGCTATACTCTACTTTTTTCTTCCaa AAGGTCAATTTATGATTTTAACTCCTGACTATGTTCAAATTTTAAGTAACAAAGTTAAAGAATTTCTAGGTGAAAAGCAATCCCAAAACAAGAAtgatgattttttttaa
- a CDS encoding 26S protease regulatory subunit 4, putative: MGNAQGGMNNNPYGFLGKKDDKDKGKDKEKKKLESSPPSHIGKRKKKKKGATGHSKLPTVTPNTKCRLKLLKLERIKDYLLLEEEFITNQEQIKTTDDKNYGKLKIDDLRGSPMSVGTLEELIDENHGIIATSVGPEYYVNILSFVDKDLLEPGCSVLLNNKTNSVVGILLDEVDPLVSVMKVEKAPLESYADIGGLESQIQEIKEAVELPLTHPELYEDIGIKPPKGVILYGPPGTGKTLLAKAVANETSATFLRVVGSELIQKYLGDGPKLVREMFKVAEDHAPSIVFIDEIDAVGTKRYEATSGGEREIQRTMLELLNQLDGFDSRGDVKVIMATNRIDSLDPALIRPGRIDRKIQLPNPDTKTKRRIFQIHTSKMTMSPDVDLEEFVMSKDELSGADIKAICTEAGLLALRERRMKITQLDLRKARDKALYQKKGNIPEGLYL; encoded by the exons ATGGGGAATGCACAAGGTggtatgaataataatccCTATGGATTTTTAG GAAAAAAGGATGATAAAGATAAAGGAAAGgataaggaaaaaaaaaaactagaAAGCTCACCCCCATCACATATaggaaaaagaaaaaaaaagaaaaagggAGCCACTGGACATTCCAAATTACCTACTGTTACCCCTAATACAAAATGTCgattaaaattattgaaaTTAGAAAGGATAAAagattatttattattagaaGAAGAATTTATAACAAATCAAGAACAGATAAAAACAActgatgataaaaattatggaaaattaaaaattgaCGATTTAAGAGGTTCACCTATGAGTGTTGGAACATTAGAAGAATTGATTGATGAAAATCATGGAATTATAGCTACCTCAGTAGGTCCAGAatattatgtaaatatattatcgTTTGTCGATAAAGATTTATTGGAACCTGGGTGTTcagttttattaaataataaaactaaTAGTGTTGTAGGTATACTATTAGATGAAGTTGATCCGTTAGTATCTGTTATGAAAGTTGAAAAGGCCCCATTAGAATCATACGCTGATATTGGTGGATTAGAATCACAAATAcaagaaataaaagaagCAGTTGAGTTACCCTTAACTCATCCTGAATTATATGAAGATATTGGTATTAAACCCCCCAAAGGTGTAATTTTATATGGCCCACCTGGTACTGGAAAAACATTATTAGCAAAAGCTGTAGCAAATGAAACATCTGCTACATTCTTAAGAGTTGTAGGTTCTGaattaatacaaaaatatttaggAGATGGTCCCAAATTAGTTAGAGAAATGTTTAAGGTTGCTGAAGACCATGCACCTtctattgtttttattgaTGAAATTGATGCAGTTGGTACAAAGAGATATGAAGCAACGAGTGGTGGGGAAAGAGAAATTCAAAGAACTATGttagaattattaaatCAATTAGATGGATTTGATTCACGAGGTGATGTTAAAGTTATTATGGCTACTAATAGAATCGATTCTTTAGATCCAGCTTTAATTAGACCAGGTAGAATAGATAGAAAAATTCAATTGCCAAATCCAGATACTAAAACTAAGAGAAGGATTTTCCAAATACATACTAGTAAAATGACAATGTCTCCTGATGTTGATCTAGAAGAATTTGTAATGTCAAAAGATGAATTATCCGGCGCCGATATCAAAGCTATATGTACCGAAGCTGGTTTATTAGCTCTTCGAGAAAGAAGAATGAAAATTACTCAACTCGATTTGCGTAAGGCAAGAGATAAAGCTTTGTATCAGAAAAAGGGGAATATACCAGAGGGactatatttgtaa
- a CDS encoding protein GPR89, putative, which yields MYTKFVCEVIAIIFLHGVFYKVSAHYLLRHLDILNYSNQFNKNIFFITFLVCMSIFSLFILELSNLISNVMITYIWHINICILMCLLYIVIPIEFINTIFDSRNYKEILSPGFYSHSHIKLIKKYYIKISKIYKEKNGGSKKIKKYFFIFRSIIFLSFLWLGLVELKKMIYKKNYNYVIADDNTLIFREYILYTKIHQNQNRIKEFNKTMFYFYIENKNKCIDYDNINQEYEYKKNKKTKIQNIFYQLYNFINILIFIILNHFMYFYQFIIRELLINLCALGVTTNSIVAGISSMYFIYDYIITFIYYLNLPKIQIQIYNIEERILINFTKYIFKKEQLQKIESKFNIKNSINNNNSSDFHVDPKNDLKLLKSKTNIFPLGILNKNKKSLNSDIEQNKIERHRKTIKISNFLNNASTIEKSNINMTTFNPRMRSNKNSTTIFKNINAITYRKNNNDILHSKTNFTINEPNEYCNNSQESNTKRFSSFIGFKNKLKSMCTFKSKSVFNSEKDIQYNYCDLNMDLVSNNYDNINANEYDELNLHSLKKSKLRKTNGNLSDHEATAINYFYKNINENNDCVLKRSNSSPYFLMKNNSNISSDREQNDNSDDEQILITCKSLTTPRRDVNDFEYKKINKKFVMTDIKTDNNNVSDINSKVDANWGDEKTKKEISASNQIFKSVSFPENQYMNTFYSKTNREQIEGLKHLYKLRKHKVDIYSENKAQSYKTNNIHHAYHDMDDYNNINADKDFSYNNIKNAKNVDNNIESYNKLKKEIENIVYTNTSMYYSLNDILSRKIEIQKNTNSLFGKINVFLNSIMFLTVIYKIIASTLNIIFIRIYIRDPFSKLIEKTCLFFNIKYNIAIIYAPYISLIYISYIVAINMKKFLQQVIQISTNFSFYFKLFSNMWILLISELMGLYFVTNSLILASYLPVNYEHIMNFATGDNYDYNVFHIHSDHVFISSFATTFSFFVLHMLYFYFF from the coding sequence atgtatacAAAATTTGTGTGTGAAGTGATagctattatttttctacaCGGGGTATTTTATAAGGTATCAGCGCACTACTTATTAAGGCATTTGGACATATTGAATTATTCAAACCAGTTTAATAAgaacatatttttcataaccTTTTTAGTATGTATGTCTatattttctctttttatattgGAATTGTCTAATTTGATATCAAATGTTATgataacatatatttggcatataaatatatgtatattaatgtgcttattatatatagttataCCAATagaatttattaatacaaTATTTGATTCAAgaaattataaagaaatattatcGCCTGGATTTTATTCACACTcgcatataaaattaataaaaaaatattatattaagattagtaaaatatataaagaaaaaaatggagGGAGTAAGAAgattaaaaaatacttCTTCATATTTAGAagtatcatatttttatcctTTTTATGGCTAGGCTTAGTAGAATTGAAAAAGAtgatttataaaaaaaattacaattaTGTTATTGCAGATGACAatacattaatttttagagaatatatattatataccaAGATTCATCAAAATCAAAATCGAATTAaagaatttaataaaacaatgttttatttttatatcgaaaataaaaataagtgCATCgattatgataatataaatcaaGAATAtgaatacaaaaaaaataaaaaaacaaaaattcaaaatattttttatcaactttataattttattaatatattaatttttattatattaaatcatTTTATGTATTTCTATCAATTTATAATTAGAGAATTGTTAATAAACTTATGTGCATTGGGTGTGACAACGAATTCTATTGTTGCTGGAATATCGTctatgtattttatttatgattatattataacatttatttattatttaaatttaccTAAAATCCAaattcaaatttataatatagaaGAGAGGATTCTCATCAATTTTACtaagtatatttttaaaaaggagcaattacaaaaaattgagagtaaatttaatataaaaaatagcattaataataataattctagCGATTTTCATGTTGATCCAAAAAATGACTTAAAACTTTTAAAATCAAAAACAAATATCTTTCCTCTAGGaattttgaataaaaacaaaaaatcaTTAAATTCAGATAtagaacaaaataaaattgaaagacatagaaaaacaataaaaatctcaaattttctaaataatGCATCTACGATTGAAAAAtcgaatataaatatgactACATTTAATCCCAGAATGAGAAGTAACAAAAATAGTACCACCATATTTAAGAATATCAATGCTATTACTTatcgaaaaaataataatgatatactTCATAGTAAAACTAACTTTACTATCAATGAGCCGAATGAATATTGTAATAATAGTCAGGAAAGTAATACTAAAAgattttcttcttttattGGTTTCAAAAACAAATTGAAATCTATGTGCACATTTAAAAGTAAAAGTGTGTTTAATTCTGAAAAAGatatacaatataattattgtGATTTAAATATGGATTTAGTAagtaataattatgataacATTAACGCAAATGAATATGATGAGTTAAATTTACATTCTCTAAAAAAATCCAAATTGCGAAAAACAAATGGTAATTTAAGTGATCATGAGGCAACAgcaattaattatttttataaaaatataaatgaaaataacgATTGTGTATTAAAAAGATCAAATAGTTCtccttattttttaatgaaaaataattcaaatattaGTTCTGATCGAGAACAAAATGATAACTCAGATGACGAGCAAATTTTAATCACCTGTAAATCACTTACTACTCCTAGGAGGGATGTGAATGActttgaatataaaaaaatcaataaaAAGTTTGTCATGACCGACATTAAAactgataataataatgttagtgatataaatagtaaAGTCGATGCAAATTGGGGtgatgaaaaaacaaaaaaagaaatttcAGCTTCAaatcaaatttttaaaagtgTGTCGTTTCCTGAAAACCAATACATGAATACATTTTATAGTAAAACCAATAGGGAACAAATAGAGGGtttaaaacatttatataaattaagaAAACATAAAGtggatatatatagtgAAAATAAAGCGCAGTcttataaaacaaataacaTACATCATGCTTATCATGATATGGACgattataataacataaatgCTGATAAAgatttttcttataataatataaaaaatgcaaaaaatgtggacaataatatagaaagctataataaacttaaaaaggaaattgaaaatattgtttatacAAATACAAGTATGTATTATTctttaaatgatatattaagTCGGAAAATTGAAATACAAAAGAATACAAATAGTTTATTTGGCAAAATAAATgtgtttttaaattcaattatgtttttaactgttatttataaaattattgcTTCGacattaaatattatatttataagaatatatataagagatccattttcaaaattaattgaaaaaacctgcttattttttaatattaaatataatatagctattatatatgcaccatatatatcattaatatatatttcatatatcGTTGCAATTAATATGAAGAAATTTCTACAGCAAGTTATACAAATATCAacaaatttttctttttattttaaattgttcTCCAATATGTGGATACTTTTAATTTCAGAATTAATGGgtctttattttgtaacaaattctttaattttagCTTCATATTTACCAGTAAATTATGAGCATATAATGAATTTCGCCACAGGAGATAATTATGACTATAACGTTTTTCACATACACTCAGATcatgtttttatatcttcGTTTGCTACtactttttctttttttgttttacacatgttatatttttatttcttttaa
- a CDS encoding zinc finger (CCCH type) protein, putative, whose amino-acid sequence MNASIEIKHQFSKTKICKHFLENKCTNKKNCNYAHVLEELKPLPNLKNTKLCSSLKKNIPCNNHLCAYAHGIENLQPSTNLSTYKTNLCYFWKKKKCMNQWKCRFAHGIEEIRPLKTESQISLHTKHDWKNQVDKKIESKAPKKPEKKEENIITKDTEKIIENILNEIQKRKEINYANENINWDFNVKKQNSKHKHEMCDNKREIKNSKDESSMMYNFKLLENLSTIDSEFPYFDECFTYGNDKDDINDSNVVNSYFDIFPTMHMNDYPVFGDKQICGSTNCSSKDDNYNYIQMLEGDENLSYDMNSFNLGFLTQKNDYHTIFDKNICTDMNNNIRNNLKRHQNDQEIISNRNKKHSETNSEYLNDIYKSINEEFSKKRENVYIY is encoded by the coding sequence ATGAATGCGTCTATTGAAATAAAGCATCAATTTTCTAAAACCAAAATATGCAAACATTTTTTAGAGAACAAATGtacaaacaaaaaaaactgCAACTATGCTCATGTGTTAGAAGAATTAAAACCATTAccaaatttaaaaaacacAAAGCTATGTAGcagtttaaaaaaaaatatacctTGTAACAATCATCTTTGTGCATATGCTCATGGAATTGAAAATTTACAACCAAGTACCAATTTATCTACATACAAAACTAATTTATGTTATTtctggaaaaaaaaaaaatgcatgaATCAATGGAAATGCAGATTCGCTCATGGAATCGAAGAAATAAGGCCTCTCAAAACAGAATCGCAAATAAGCCTCCACACTAAACATGACTGGAAAAACCAAGTTGACAAAAAAATCGAAAGCAAAGCACCAAAAAAaccagaaaaaaaagaagaaaatataatcacAAAGGAtacagaaaaaataattgagAATATTCTGAATGAAATTCAGAAGAGGAAAGAAATTAATTATGCTAacgaaaatataaattggGATTTTAATgtgaaaaaacaaaattcaAAACATAAGCACGAAATGTGTGATAATAAAagagaaataaaaaacagcAAGGATGAAAGTTCTATGatgtataattttaaacTATTAGAAAATTTATCAACTATAGACAGCGAGTTTCCCTATTTTGATGAATGCTTTACGTATGGGAACGATAAAGATGACATAAATGATAGCAATGTTGtaaattcatattttgatatatttccTACCATGCATATGAATGATTATCCAGTATTTGGTGACAAACAAATTTGTGGAAGTACGAATTGTAGCAGTAAAgatgataattataattacatTCAAATGCTTGAAGGCGATGAAAATTTATCTTATGACATgaattcatttaatttggGTTTTCttacacaaaaaaatgattatcatacaatttttgataaaaatatatgtacagATATGAATAACAATATTCGAAACAATTTGAAAAGACATCAAAATGATCAAGAAATAATTTCGAATCGAAATAAAAAGCATTCAGAAACAAATTCTGAATATCTAAAcgatatttataaaagcataaatgaagaattctccaaaaaaagagaaaatgtatatatatactaa
- a CDS encoding tubulin beta chain, putative, whose translation MREIVHVQAGQCGNQIGAKFWEVISDEHGIDPSGTYRGDSDLQLERVDVFYNEATGGRYVPRAILMDLEPGTMDSVRAGPFGQLFRPDNFVFGQTGAGNNWAKGHYTEGAELIDAVLDVVRKEAEGCDCLQGFQITHSLGGGTGSGMGTLLISKIREEYPDRIMETFSVFPSPKVSDTVVEPYNATLSVHQLVENADEVQVIDNEALYDICFRTLKLTTPTYGDLNHLVSAAMSGVTCSLRFPGQLNSDLRKLAVNLIPFPRLHFFMIGFAPLTSRGSQQYRALTVPELTQQMFDAKNMMCASDPRHGRYLTACAMFRGRMSTKEVDEQMLNVQNKNSSYFVEWIPHNTKSSVCDIPPKGLKMAVTFVGNSTAIQEMFKRVSDQFTAMFRRKAFLHWYTGEGMDEMEFTEAESNMNDLVSEYQQYQDATAEEEGEFEEEEGDVEA comes from the exons ATGAGAGAAATAGTACATGTTCAAGCAGGCCAATGTGGTAATCAAATTGGTGCAAAATTTTGGGAAGTTATTTCTGATGAACATGGAATAGATCCA AGCGGTACCTATAGAGGAGATAGTGATTTACAATTAGAAAGAGTTGACGTTTTCTATAATGAAGCAACTGGAGGTAGATACGTACCTAGAGCCATATTAATGGACTTAGAACCTGGAACTATGGATAGTGTTCGCGCAGGTCCATTTGGTCAATTATTTAGACCagataattttgtttttggTCAAACTGGAGCAGGAAATAACTGGGCTAAAGGACACTATACCGAAGGTGCAGAACTAATAGATGCTGTATTAGATGTAGTTAGAAAAGAAGCAGAAGGTTGTGATTGTCTTCAAGGATTTCAAATAACTCACTCATTAGGTGGTGGTACTGGTAGTGGTATGGGAACTTTACTTATTAGCAAAATAAGAGAAGAGTATCCAGATCGTATTATGGAAACATTTTCTGTTTTCCCATCGCCAAAAGTTTCTGATACTGTTGTTGAGCCATACAATGCAACATTGTCAGTTCATCAATTAGTAGAAAATGCTGATGAAGTCCAAGTCATAGATAATGAAGCTTTGTATGATATCTGTTTTAGAACTCTTAAATTAACAACACCAACATATGGTGATTTGAATCATTTAGTTTCAGCCGCTATGTCAGGTGTTACATGCTCCTTAAGATTTCCAGGTCAACTAAACTCTGATTTAAGAAAACTGGCTGTTAATTTAATTCCATTCCCACGTTTACATTTCTTTATGATCGGTTTTGCTCCTTTAACAAGTCGAGGAAGTCAACAATATAGAGCTTTAACTGTACCTGAATTAACTCAACAAATGTTTGATGCTAAAAATATGATGTGTGCTAGTGATCCAAGACATGGAAGATATTTAACTGCATGTGCTATGTTTAGAGGTAGAATGTCAACTAAAGAAGTAGATGAACAAATGTTAAATGtccaaaataaaaactcTTCTTACTTTGTTGAATGGATTCCCCACAATACTAA ATCAAGTGTTTGTGATATTCCACCAAAAGGACTCAAAATGGCAGTTACCTTCGTAGGAAATTCTACAGCTATCCAAGAAATGTTCAAGAGAGTATCTGATCAATTTACAGCTATGTTTAGAAGAAAAGCCTTTTTGCACTGGTATACCGGAGAAGGTATGGACGAAATGGAATTTACAGAAGCAGAATCAAACATGAACGATCTTGTTTCTGAGTATCAACAATATCAAGATGCCACTGCTGAAGAAGAAGGCGAATTTGAAGAGGAAGAGGGAGATGTTGAAGCTTAA
- a CDS encoding nucleolar protein 5, putative, with protein sequence MLILVETAAGYGLFKVENSKLIESDASDIAKYFETAEEGKKNVSLYSFTKFKKFQNAFDDINKLTESKLGKVLKKFIKKNIVKPKLDETLAICDKTLGGLIKKKYDINIAYTNSTQEIIRGIKTHLYSFLVGVKEEDSKLLKLSLSHSLNRFKLKFSADKVDLMIIQAVGLLEDLDKEINVFSMRLKEWYGWHFPELGKVVSDNKIYAKCVKIIGFRNNAKNVNLLEETTEEIQKEIKQLAEISMGTEIEEDDLNCINELADRLLELTDYRESLATYLKFRMHSIAPNLTYLVGDLIGAKLIARAGSLISLAKHPSSTLQILGSEKALFRALKTKSKTPKYGLIYHATLVGQSSAKAKGRISRSLAAKLSLCSRVDALGNFVEPSIAITCKTYLEKRLENITTSLQNKLNNTNNSKGQTNMQQGKYNPNQSNSMQNNKNNNSFNKKRDFLFKREADKNNKKFIKKQKRK encoded by the coding sequence ATGTTGATATTAGTAGAAACAGCGGCTGGATATGGTTTGTTTAAAGTTGAGAATAGCAAATTAATAGAATCAGATGCAAGCGATATtgcaaaatattttgaaaccGCAGAagaaggaaaaaaaaatgtatctTTATACAGctttacaaaatttaaaaagtttCAAAATGCTTTTGatgatattaataaattaactGAATCAAAACTAGGAAaggttttaaaaaaatttataaaaaaaaatattgttaagCCGAAATTAGATGAGACATTAGCCATTTGTGATAAAACATTAGGGgggttaataaaaaaaaaatatgatataaatatagcaTATACAAATTCAACACAAGAAATAATAAGAGGCATAAAAACCCATTTGTATAGTTTTTTAGTAGGCGTAAAAGAGGAAGATTCAAAATTGCTAAAACTAAGTTTATCTCATTCGTTAAATcgatttaaattaaaatttagtGCTGATAAAGTTGATTTGATGATAATTCAAGCTGTAGGATTATTAGAAGATTtagataaagaaataaatgttttttctATGCGTTTAAAAGAATGGTATGGTTGGCACTTTCCTGAATTAGGCAAAGTTGTAagtgataataaaatatatgcaaaatGTGTTAAAATAATAGGATTTCGAAATAATGCTAAAAATGTAAACTTATTAGAAGAAACTACTGAAGAAAtacaaaaagaaataaaacaacTAGCTGAAATATCTATGGGTACAGAAATAGAAGAAGATGATCTAAATTGCATCAATGAATTAGCAGATAGATTATTAGAATTAACAGATTATAGAGAATCTTTAGCTACATATCTTAAATTTCGAATGCATTCAATAGCTCCTAATTTAACTTATTTAGTCGGGGATTTAATAGGAGCAAAATTAATTGCAAGAGCAGGCTCTTTAATATCTTTAGCTAAACATCCAAGTTCAACTTTACAAATTTTAGGCTCGGAAAAAGCTTTATTTAGAGCATTAAAAACTAAATCAAAAACACCCAAATATGGATTAATTTATCATGCAACACTAGTAGGACAATCTTCAGCAAAAGCTAAAGGGCGCATAAGTAGATCCTTAGCAGCAAAGCTTTCTTTGTGTTCTAGAGTTGACGCTCTTGGTAATTTTGTTGAACCTTCAATTGCTATAACTTGTAAAACATACTTAGAAAAAAGATTAGAGAATATTACTACCAGTTTGCAAAACAAgttaaataatacaaataattcCAAAGGACAAACGAATATGCAACAAGGAAAATATAACCCTAACCAATCCAACTCTATGCAAaacaacaaaaataataattcctTTAACAAAAAGAGAgactttttatttaaacgTGAGGCTGacaaaaataacaaaaagtTTATCAAAAAGCAAAAGAGAAAGTAA